In one Scomber japonicus isolate fScoJap1 chromosome 6, fScoJap1.pri, whole genome shotgun sequence genomic region, the following are encoded:
- the LOC128360147 gene encoding matrix metalloproteinase-20-like → MHVMLLSCCVLVLLMPGPCFTVPTHIPEVESSPSTEPQVDLKLATEYLQQYYHLQIEPLGRMKRSGSSFTAKVKDMQIFFGINATGVLDSDTLEVMRSPRCGVPDVEEYSHIQGTRWNKNVITYSIGRYTTDLPRSTVNSLIESAFSIWARASSLTFVRSNTRKADIIVEFVNYDHGDLYPFDGPRGTLAHAFGPGPGVGGDTHFDDDEHWTAGGTGFNLLVVAAHEFGHALGLKHSRNPESLMYPNYKPSPSANLLSREDVANIKALYSPVRGRPNHLPRLGLNSQYNPWLPGSLLPRLMQDKCAPDMTFDAVSTLGDATFFFRERYLWIKHNEQYDIKEGPITNFMPKIETRIDAAFWVPRRSTAYLIHESMFWTVKGSLVKGKPRALSHFGFPAWIQDVDAAVHIVKTGRTLFFMHDIYWSYNENRRVMDFGYPKYISEGFPGINSTINAAFHKEGFIYFFVGPQVYKYDYTQKQVVGVDKANSWLGC, encoded by the exons ATGCATGTCATGCTGCTGTCCTGCTGTGTCTTGGTCTTGCTTATGCCTGGTCCGTGTTTTACGGTGCCCACACATATTCCGGAGGTAGAGAGCTCTCCTTCCACAGAACCACAGGTTGACTTGAAGCTGGCCACA GAATACCTTCAGCAGTACTACCACCTGCAAATAGAGCCTTTAGGGCGCATGAAGCGGAGTGGGTCCTCCTTCACCGCCAAGGTGAAAGACATGCAGATATTCTTTGGGATCAATGCAACGGGGGTCCTGGACTCAGACACCCTAGAGGTGATGAGGAGCCCTCGCTGTGGCGTTCCAGATGTGGAGGAGTACAGCCACATCCAGGGGACACGATGgaacaaaaatgtcatcacttaCAG CATTGGCAGGTACACCACAGATTTGCCTCGCAGCACCGTCAACTCTCTAATTGAGTCAGCTTTCAGCATTTGGGCCAGAGCCAGCAGTCTGACGTTTGTCAGGTCAAACACCCGCAAAGCTGACATTATAGTGGAGTTTGTGAACTATG ACCATGGTGACTTGTATCCATTCGATGGACCCAGGGGCACGTTGGCTCATGCTTTCGGTCCAGGACCGGGTGTCGGAGGGGACACACACTTTGACGACGATGAGCACTGGACAGCAGGAGGAACAG GTTTTAATCTGCTTGTCGTAGCCGCACATGAATTCGGACATGCTTTGGGACTGAAGCACTCCAGAAACCCAGAGTCATTGATGTATCCGAACTACAAACCTTCCCCTTCAGCCAACTTATTATCCAGAGAAGATGTCGCAAATATCAAAGCACTTTATa GTCCAGTCAGAGGTCGTCCAAATCATTTGCCAAGGCTCGGCTTGAACTCTCAGTATAACCCATGGCTGCCAGGATCACTGTTGCCTCGACTCATGCAGGACAAATGTGCCCCAGATATGACCTTTGATGCAGTGTCCACTCTTGGAGATGCCACCTTCTTTTTCAGAGAGAG ATATCTCTGGATTAAACATAATGAGCAGTATGACATCAAAGAAGGTCCTATCACCAACTTCATGCCAAAGATTGAAACCAGGATTGATGCAGCCTTCTGGGTACCTCGCAGATCCACTGCTTATCTCATTCATG AATCCATGTTTTGGACAGTGAAAGGTTCACTTGTGAAAGGAAAGCCCAGAGCGCTCAGCCACTTTGGATTTCCTGCATGGATCCAGGACGTTGATGCTGCAGTGCACATCGTGAAAACAGGACGCACTCTCTTCTTTATGCATGACATTTACTGGAG TTACAATGAAAACAGAAGGGTAATGGATTTTGGTTACCCGAAGTACATCAGCGAAGGCTTCCCTGGAATCAACTCaacaataaatgcagcttttCATAAAGAAG GTTTCATCTACTTCTTTGTCGGACCACAAGTCTACAAGTACGACTACACCCAGAAACAAGTTGTTGGAGTTGACAAAGCAAATTCCTGGCTTGGATGTTGA